From Roseburia hominis, the proteins below share one genomic window:
- a CDS encoding DUF4352 domain-containing protein — MKCPRCGSKVRPSQKNPGFYLCDTCRKRYPASAVIDDSQDEFFDTDDLDLDIDLDTDSQGSPRQAAPRNTETSHSSSGKSKARKTSSGSSRSGNNRKASDKSRQGSAQERPRENPAKSTSSEAHPRKSSAQPARQSAGRSAAPAAPVRKKRGGILKVLLILLLLVILAAGIVFGLVHFNIIDNPLDRFKKSETTKTSDKASDKTDPLTTYQVGEVAEYNNIKVTALGYEESPGDDVSTPSEGNVFVFVNMEITNNTEDELPVSSMASFENYCGEEKLDYSPNAFTALATSTDRKQMDGSIASGDTLNGYLCLEVPADWTVLTIHYANNVWSNDQMQFEIKKQ; from the coding sequence ATGAAATGTCCAAGATGCGGCTCTAAAGTACGCCCGAGCCAGAAAAATCCCGGCTTTTATTTATGCGATACCTGTAGGAAGCGCTACCCTGCCTCCGCAGTGATCGATGACAGCCAGGACGAGTTTTTCGATACTGATGATTTAGATTTAGATATAGATCTTGATACAGATTCACAGGGGTCCCCCAGACAGGCTGCCCCGCGCAACACAGAGACCTCACATTCATCGTCAGGTAAAAGCAAAGCGCGTAAGACTTCTTCTGGCTCTTCCCGGTCCGGAAACAATCGAAAAGCCAGTGATAAGTCCCGGCAAGGCAGCGCTCAGGAACGTCCACGTGAGAATCCCGCAAAAAGCACCTCTTCCGAGGCGCATCCAAGAAAGAGCAGCGCCCAGCCAGCCCGGCAAAGCGCAGGACGCTCTGCAGCCCCTGCCGCTCCTGTCAGGAAAAAACGGGGCGGTATCCTCAAGGTGCTCCTGATTCTCCTACTGCTTGTTATACTCGCAGCGGGAATCGTTTTTGGACTGGTACATTTTAATATCATTGACAATCCGCTTGACCGTTTTAAGAAATCAGAGACCACGAAGACGTCAGACAAAGCTTCGGATAAGACCGACCCGCTTACCACCTATCAGGTAGGTGAAGTTGCTGAGTATAACAACATCAAGGTCACGGCGCTCGGTTACGAAGAATCCCCCGGTGACGACGTGTCAACTCCGTCAGAAGGCAATGTATTTGTATTTGTGAATATGGAAATTACGAACAACACCGAGGATGAGCTTCCGGTCAGCAGCATGGCAAGCTTTGAGAATTATTGCGGAGAGGAGAAGCTGGACTACAGCCCCAACGCATTTACCGCTCTTGCTACCAGTACAGACAGAAAACAGATGGACGGCTCTATTGCCAGCGGCGATACCCTGAACGGTTACCTCTGTCTGGAAGTTCCCGCGGACTGGACTGTCCTGACCATTCATTATGCCAATAACGTCTGGTCCAACGATCAAATGCAGTTTGAGATCAAGAAGCAATAA
- a CDS encoding permease prefix domain 1-containing protein, which translates to MNRRSYLNALLGQIRCKRAWPMIEEELQGHIDEQKRDFMAAGMSEQEAEAAAVLEMGDPFEVGRQLDKIHRPRLPYPLIGFIIGLSSIGVALQIAINKLIEMGDGFGLYGRYVQDMFAGMGIGIILMVMICRMDYRVLGKYAMRLWAVLNGVIVLQVIAGMFMGRTLYLRMNVVSCMLILSFAGVIYHYKDKGIKGLFKCVGWYIIAIFLLLPGLRWSFNYIALFYVTGAILIFVASVKKWFGGNRAKQTMITVGMIVGVTAVMALIGIGIYYHYLVQYQQDRVIAAMQLSGDVPFNIEEMLKRMSLVMNDSANVMILDEDAMTLTSIRSDYLFTFVFKCLGSWQGILITVLVAAFLVLLCVLVHKQKNPLGYILSLAALLMVGIQSLLYFGINLGYLPSTAIAMPFFTGGKTNMLITYICMGLLLSVYRNQNLIPEN; encoded by the coding sequence ATGAACCGGCGTAGTTATCTGAATGCGCTTTTGGGACAGATTCGCTGTAAGCGGGCATGGCCGATGATCGAGGAGGAGTTGCAGGGGCACATAGACGAACAAAAACGCGATTTTATGGCTGCGGGCATGTCGGAGCAGGAGGCAGAGGCCGCTGCAGTCCTGGAGATGGGGGATCCCTTTGAGGTGGGCCGTCAGCTCGACAAGATTCACCGGCCGCGACTTCCCTATCCTCTGATTGGTTTTATTATAGGTCTTAGCAGTATCGGGGTAGCCCTTCAGATTGCTATCAACAAGCTGATCGAGATGGGAGATGGCTTTGGGCTTTATGGAAGGTATGTACAGGATATGTTTGCCGGTATGGGAATCGGAATTATCCTGATGGTGATGATTTGCCGTATGGACTACAGGGTTCTGGGAAAATATGCGATGCGTTTGTGGGCAGTATTGAATGGCGTTATTGTTTTGCAGGTAATTGCAGGTATGTTTATGGGTAGAACACTGTATTTAAGAATGAATGTGGTGTCATGTATGTTGATTCTGTCATTTGCAGGAGTGATTTATCATTATAAAGATAAGGGAATAAAAGGACTTTTCAAATGCGTAGGCTGGTATATAATCGCAATTTTTTTACTGTTACCGGGGCTGCGATGGAGTTTTAACTATATCGCCTTATTTTATGTGACAGGTGCCATTCTTATTTTCGTGGCAAGCGTTAAAAAATGGTTTGGCGGCAATCGGGCAAAACAAACTATGATAACGGTAGGAATGATCGTAGGAGTGACGGCGGTAATGGCTCTTATCGGTATTGGAATCTACTACCATTATCTTGTACAATATCAACAGGATCGGGTGATTGCTGCGATGCAGTTGTCCGGCGATGTCCCATTTAATATTGAGGAGATGTTAAAGCGTATGTCTCTGGTCATGAATGACAGTGCAAATGTTATGATTTTAGATGAAGACGCGATGACGCTTACCTCTATCAGAAGCGACTATTTGTTTACTTTTGTCTTCAAATGTCTGGGGAGCTGGCAGGGAATTCTGATCACTGTACTGGTCGCGGCATTTCTCGTTTTATTATGTGTGCTTGTACATAAGCAAAAAAACCCGCTTGGCTATATACTTTCACTGGCAGCCCTGCTCATGGTAGGAATACAAAGCCTCCTGTATTTTGGAATTAATTTGGGATATTTGCCGAGCACGGCGATTGCGATGCCGTTTTTTACCGGAGGAAAAACGAATATGCTTATCACATATATTTGTATGGGCCTTTTGTTATCGGTGTATCGCAACCAAAATCTGATACCGGAAAATTAG
- a CDS encoding type II toxin-antitoxin system RelE/ParE family toxin — translation MPKFTVEFYEDTHGNKPIEDFLLSLNMKMRAKLLGILKILEEKGNQLREPYSKHLEDGIFEVRAKAGTDITRVLYFFYYDGKIILTNGFVKKTQKTPVKEI, via the coding sequence ATGCCTAAATTTACAGTGGAATTTTATGAAGATACGCATGGGAATAAACCAATTGAAGACTTTCTTTTATCGTTAAATATGAAAATGCGCGCAAAGTTATTGGGGATTTTAAAAATTCTGGAAGAAAAGGGTAATCAATTAAGAGAACCATATAGTAAACATCTTGAGGATGGGATTTTTGAAGTTCGAGCAAAAGCGGGAACGGATATAACACGAGTATTATATTTTTTCTATTATGATGGAAAGATAATCCTAACAAACGGTTTTGTTAAGAAGACACAAAAAACGCCTGTAAAGGAAATCTAA
- a CDS encoding alpha-hydroxy-acid oxidizing protein, which produces MTYQDVLKQARTAIGAYCKACPVCDGRACGNQIPGPGAKGIGDTAIRNYKKWQDIRVNMDTICDGGEPDTTCELFGKTFAYPFFAGPAGAVNLHYSEKYNDISYNQVLVSACAHAGIAAFTGDGTNPLVMEAATAAIGENGGVGVPTIKPWNLDTVKEKMELAIASGAFAVAMDIDAAGLPFLKNMTPPAGSKNVKELSEIVKMAGIPFIVKGVMTVGGALKAKEAGAAAIVVSNHGGRVLDGCPATAEVLEEIADAVGDSVKILVDGGIRSGGDVFKALALGADGVLICRPFVVSVYGGGEEGVKAYIEKIGAELKDTMQMCGAHSLAEITRDMVRYC; this is translated from the coding sequence ATGACTTATCAGGACGTTTTAAAACAGGCAAGAACTGCGATTGGCGCGTATTGTAAGGCATGTCCGGTCTGCGACGGAAGGGCCTGCGGGAATCAGATTCCGGGGCCGGGGGCTAAGGGAATCGGGGACACAGCGATAAGAAATTATAAAAAATGGCAGGATATCCGTGTGAATATGGATACGATCTGTGACGGCGGGGAACCGGATACCACCTGTGAACTCTTTGGCAAGACATTTGCCTATCCGTTTTTTGCGGGGCCTGCGGGTGCGGTGAACCTGCATTACAGTGAGAAATATAACGACATTTCTTATAATCAGGTATTGGTTTCCGCCTGCGCTCATGCGGGAATCGCGGCATTTACGGGAGATGGGACGAATCCTCTCGTGATGGAGGCGGCAACGGCGGCAATTGGAGAAAATGGCGGAGTGGGCGTTCCGACGATCAAGCCGTGGAACCTGGATACGGTGAAGGAGAAGATGGAGTTGGCTATCGCTTCCGGTGCGTTTGCGGTGGCTATGGATATTGATGCGGCGGGACTGCCGTTCCTTAAAAATATGACGCCTCCTGCGGGGAGCAAGAACGTGAAGGAACTGTCTGAGATCGTGAAGATGGCGGGAATTCCGTTTATTGTGAAAGGTGTGATGACCGTGGGCGGCGCGCTCAAGGCAAAAGAGGCGGGAGCGGCAGCTATCGTGGTATCTAATCACGGTGGTCGTGTGCTCGACGGCTGTCCGGCTACGGCTGAGGTTCTGGAAGAGATTGCAGACGCAGTCGGAGATTCTGTGAAGATTCTGGTGGACGGCGGTATTCGTTCCGGCGGAGATGTATTTAAGGCGCTGGCGCTGGGAGCAGACGGTGTACTGATTTGCCGCCCGTTCGTAGTTTCTGTTTACGGCGGAGGAGAAGAAGGCGTGAAGGCTTATATTGAGAAAATCGGCGCGGAGCTTAAGGATACGATGCAGATGTGCGGAGCGCATTCTCTGGCGGAGATCACGCGGGATATGGTGCGCTATTGTTAG
- a CDS encoding 4Fe-4S dicluster domain-containing protein, translated as MRYADANVIKIKHAVLEEVAKLAFAGELEERKDEIPMKLIPGPLPQFRCCIYKEREIIRQRIRLAEGKSAGVKDDGNVIQVISSACEDCPISSYTVTENCQNCIGKACINACKFGAIESGLQRSHIDPAKCKECGKCAQACPYNAIAHLKRPCKFSCPVDAISYDENGLSVIDESKCIRCGKCIHSCPFGAIGSKTFIVDVINAIKSDKKVYAMVAPATEGMFGTDITMASWKKAMKEVGFTDFVEVGLGGDLTAKYEAEEWREAYQEGKKKVTSCCPGFVNMVRKHYPELSDAVSTTVSPMCAVSRMLKAKEPDAITVFIGPCMAKKSEVVDQKIEGNADYVLTYSEIRAIMRAKGVELKPDENNYQEASVYGKRFGNSGGVTAAVLQSLKESENNVDVKVCRANGADECKKALLLMKVGRLPEDFIEGMVCEGGCVGGPSAFKDQMLAKKSRDTLIKEADNRGIYENLSNYDEESFSMHRD; from the coding sequence TTGAGGTACGCAGACGCAAATGTAATTAAAATCAAGCATGCAGTATTGGAAGAAGTTGCGAAACTGGCTTTTGCAGGAGAATTGGAAGAGCGTAAAGATGAAATCCCCATGAAGCTGATCCCCGGTCCGCTTCCCCAGTTCCGCTGCTGTATCTACAAGGAGCGTGAGATCATTCGTCAGAGAATCCGTCTTGCAGAGGGTAAGTCGGCGGGTGTGAAGGACGATGGAAATGTGATTCAGGTCATCAGTTCCGCATGCGAGGACTGTCCGATCTCCAGCTATACTGTGACGGAGAACTGTCAGAACTGTATTGGTAAGGCATGTATTAATGCCTGCAAATTCGGTGCGATCGAGTCCGGACTCCAGCGTTCGCACATTGATCCGGCAAAATGTAAAGAATGTGGCAAATGTGCGCAGGCCTGTCCCTACAATGCGATCGCGCATTTGAAGAGACCGTGTAAATTCAGCTGTCCGGTGGATGCGATTAGCTATGATGAGAATGGACTTTCCGTAATCGACGAGTCCAAATGTATCCGCTGTGGTAAATGTATTCATAGCTGTCCGTTCGGTGCAATCGGCTCCAAGACATTTATAGTGGACGTGATTAACGCTATCAAATCTGACAAAAAGGTATATGCGATGGTAGCACCGGCGACTGAGGGTATGTTTGGCACAGATATTACCATGGCAAGCTGGAAGAAGGCTATGAAGGAGGTTGGATTTACCGATTTTGTAGAAGTAGGACTTGGAGGAGATCTGACGGCTAAATATGAGGCGGAAGAGTGGCGCGAGGCGTATCAGGAAGGAAAGAAGAAGGTGACCTCCTGCTGCCCGGGCTTTGTAAATATGGTGCGCAAGCATTATCCGGAACTTAGCGATGCGGTTTCCACGACAGTTTCTCCGATGTGTGCGGTTTCCCGTATGCTGAAAGCAAAAGAGCCGGATGCCATTACGGTATTTATCGGACCATGTATGGCCAAGAAATCCGAGGTTGTGGATCAGAAAATTGAAGGTAATGCGGATTATGTTCTTACATACAGCGAGATTCGGGCAATCATGCGTGCCAAGGGCGTGGAACTGAAGCCGGATGAGAATAATTATCAGGAGGCTTCCGTATATGGTAAGAGATTCGGAAATTCCGGCGGGGTTACTGCAGCAGTGCTCCAGAGCCTCAAGGAATCTGAGAACAACGTAGATGTCAAGGTGTGCAGAGCAAATGGTGCGGACGAGTGTAAGAAAGCGCTTCTTCTTATGAAGGTCGGCCGTCTGCCGGAGGACTTTATCGAAGGTATGGTCTGTGAAGGAGGCTGCGTCGGCGGACCGAGTGCATTTAAGGATCAGATGCTGGCAAAGAAGTCCCGCGATACGCTGATTAAAGAAGCGGATAATCGGGGAATCTACGAGAACCTGAGCAATTATGACGAGGAATCCTTCTCTATGCACAGGGATTAG
- a CDS encoding GGDEF domain-containing protein, which yields MPALRKIISRYMYQITGTLIVVILVIVLYIELTNEREIAYESAIRTFSQMEQILEENQKELQEIQEAYKQTCLHNAEAITRIIESDPDVLDNIEELRKIATFMEVDEIHIFDTTGRIFTGTHPQYYNYTFDSGEQMMAFKPMLKDKTLKFVQDIMPNTAENKPMQYSAIWSNNGKFIVQVGMEPVNVIKVTEKNELSYIFSLFRINSSVSYYAIDAETGEIAGSTDLENVGHNLTEIGLTFDDITGDKTGFYTKINDQNSFCVFQKIGSNYIGQIILIRDLYQRLPTVMLILLICLIVIALLSAKSAIWYMNKYVVDEIHNVNKKLKAITNKELDETLDIQTSIEFAELSKYINVMVKSLLDNNAKMAYVLSKTNMYIGVYEYNKHMKKIYFTDYIPKILSLDMETMEQLSLDANKFEAFIDKICENPILDEQGIYKIGEQYVRIEEIRNDDDIFGVAVDVTAEIVKRREIEMERDIDPLTGLYNRRGLDTQLAVLFDTPEKLGHSAIIMIDADGLKGINDTYGHEMGDIYLKKISELINSFGAKSSIAARQGGDEFVLFLYDYEDDDELNKTIETLAHFQNHSSAQLKENLNVPLKFSFGYCLTNGSTDYSKLLKEADEKMYQNKLERKRTLV from the coding sequence ATGCCTGCACTTCGAAAAATAATCAGCAGATACATGTATCAAATAACAGGCACTTTAATAGTTGTAATATTGGTAATCGTTCTATATATTGAGCTAACAAATGAGCGCGAAATAGCGTATGAAAGTGCGATAAGAACCTTTTCGCAGATGGAGCAAATATTAGAAGAAAATCAAAAAGAGCTTCAGGAAATTCAGGAAGCGTATAAACAAACATGCCTTCATAATGCAGAAGCTATTACCCGTATTATCGAAAGTGACCCGGACGTATTAGATAACATTGAAGAACTGAGAAAAATTGCTACGTTTATGGAGGTAGATGAAATACATATTTTTGATACAACAGGACGCATATTTACAGGAACTCATCCACAATATTACAATTATACCTTTGACTCCGGCGAACAAATGATGGCTTTTAAGCCAATGCTGAAAGATAAAACTCTAAAATTTGTTCAGGACATTATGCCAAATACCGCCGAAAATAAACCAATGCAGTATTCTGCTATTTGGAGTAATAATGGGAAGTTCATTGTTCAAGTAGGTATGGAGCCGGTTAATGTGATAAAAGTCACCGAAAAAAATGAACTGTCCTATATATTTTCTCTGTTTCGCATAAACTCAAGTGTTAGTTATTACGCTATAGATGCAGAAACCGGTGAAATTGCAGGTTCCACAGACTTGGAAAACGTAGGACACAATCTTACAGAAATCGGTTTGACATTTGATGACATAACTGGTGACAAAACGGGATTTTATACCAAAATAAACGACCAGAATTCATTTTGTGTCTTTCAAAAAATAGGTTCAAATTATATTGGGCAAATAATTTTGATCCGCGATCTTTATCAACGTCTACCAACTGTTATGCTCATATTACTAATATGTTTAATAGTAATTGCATTATTATCGGCAAAGTCTGCTATATGGTATATGAACAAATATGTTGTAGATGAGATTCATAATGTAAATAAAAAACTAAAGGCAATTACCAATAAAGAACTTGATGAAACTTTAGATATTCAGACCAGTATCGAATTTGCAGAACTAAGTAAATATATTAATGTGATGGTAAAAAGCTTATTAGACAATAACGCAAAAATGGCCTATGTACTAAGCAAGACCAACATGTATATTGGTGTGTACGAATATAATAAACACATGAAAAAAATCTATTTTACTGATTATATACCCAAAATATTGTCGTTAGATATGGAAACGATGGAGCAATTGTCTCTTGATGCCAACAAATTTGAAGCATTTATCGATAAAATATGTGAGAATCCTATATTAGATGAGCAGGGAATATACAAGATTGGTGAACAATATGTCCGAATTGAAGAAATAAGAAACGATGATGACATCTTTGGTGTTGCCGTTGATGTAACAGCTGAAATAGTAAAGCGCAGAGAAATCGAGATGGAAAGAGATATTGATCCACTTACAGGCTTATATAACAGGCGTGGATTGGATACACAGCTTGCTGTCCTTTTTGACACCCCAGAAAAACTGGGCCACAGTGCGATTATTATGATAGATGCTGATGGTTTAAAAGGAATCAATGACACATACGGACATGAAATGGGAGATATTTATCTTAAAAAGATTTCTGAACTTATTAATAGCTTTGGTGCAAAAAGCAGTATAGCGGCAAGGCAGGGCGGAGATGAATTTGTATTGTTTCTATATGATTATGAGGATGACGATGAATTGAATAAAACGATAGAAACACTTGCACATTTTCAAAATCATAGTTCTGCACAACTTAAGGAAAATCTAAATGTTCCACTTAAATTTTCTTTCGGGTATTGTCTGACAAATGGAAGCACAGATTATAGCAAGTTATTAAAAGAAGCTGATGAAAAGATGTATCAAAATAAGCTGGAACGAAAAAGAACGCTTGTATAA
- a CDS encoding HD domain-containing protein, producing the protein MNTEPLENQTNLNDTDIRLKKQFDFIQEIDKEKFIGRQTYLSDGIRKENDAEHAWHLALMTILLGEYSNEPIDVLKTVTMVLIHDIVEIDAGDTYAYDEEGKKTQKEREERAAERLFHLLPEDQALKLCGLWEEFEACSTPEARFAHTMDNVQPAMLNAATDGKAWAERSVRLGQILERNKNTALGSELLWEYAKKNFIDPHVEKGHIINQ; encoded by the coding sequence ATGAACACAGAACCACTTGAGAATCAAACAAATCTTAACGATACCGATATCCGGCTAAAGAAGCAATTTGATTTTATTCAGGAGATCGACAAGGAGAAATTTATCGGAAGACAAACTTACCTTTCCGACGGTATTCGAAAGGAAAACGATGCCGAGCATGCGTGGCACCTGGCTTTGATGACAATCCTGCTGGGGGAATATTCCAACGAACCTATTGACGTCCTGAAAACTGTCACTATGGTTTTGATCCACGATATCGTGGAAATTGACGCCGGCGACACCTATGCCTATGATGAAGAAGGGAAAAAGACGCAAAAAGAACGGGAAGAACGAGCCGCCGAAAGACTGTTCCATCTTCTTCCAGAGGATCAGGCCCTGAAACTGTGTGGGTTGTGGGAAGAATTTGAAGCCTGCTCCACGCCCGAAGCCCGTTTTGCACATACCATGGACAATGTGCAGCCCGCCATGCTGAATGCTGCAACAGACGGCAAAGCCTGGGCAGAGAGATCTGTAAGGCTGGGGCAGATCCTGGAAAGGAACAAAAACACCGCTCTGGGCTCGGAACTTCTCTGGGAATATGCAAAGAAGAATTTTATTGATCCGCATGTGGAGAAGGGACATATCATAAACCAATAA
- a CDS encoding 3-deoxy-7-phosphoheptulonate synthase, with product MGNMSMRVNNELPLPADLKREYPLSAKLQEMKAKRDAEIRDIFTGKSDKFVVIIGPCSADNEDAVCEYVNRLARLNEKVSDKLMLIPRIYTNKPRTTGEGYKGMLHQPDPDKEPDLLAGIIAIRKMHIRAMEETYLTAADEMLYPENRSYLDDILSYEAIGARSVENQQHRLTASGMDIPIGMKNPTSGDLAVMLNSVVAAQKPHRFIYRGQDVTTGGNDLAHVILRGGVDKYGTNIPNYHYEDLRRLEMMYKQKDLKNPAVIVDANHSNSNKQYKEQIRIVSEVLHSRKFNPELKALIKGVMVESYLLEGRQDIGPHMEHGKSITDACIGWEDTERLIDKIAEEC from the coding sequence ATAGGCAACATGTCGATGAGAGTAAATAATGAGCTGCCCTTGCCGGCAGATCTGAAGCGGGAATACCCGCTTTCGGCAAAACTTCAGGAAATGAAAGCGAAAAGAGATGCCGAGATTCGGGATATCTTTACGGGAAAATCTGATAAATTTGTGGTGATCATTGGCCCTTGTTCCGCGGACAATGAGGATGCGGTATGTGAGTATGTGAACCGCCTTGCGCGTCTGAATGAGAAGGTATCAGACAAATTGATGTTGATTCCGCGTATTTATACCAATAAACCGAGGACCACCGGGGAGGGGTATAAGGGAATGCTGCATCAGCCGGACCCGGATAAGGAGCCGGACCTTCTGGCGGGAATCATAGCGATCCGGAAGATGCATATCCGCGCTATGGAGGAGACATATTTGACGGCGGCGGACGAGATGCTGTACCCGGAGAACAGAAGCTATCTGGACGATATTTTGTCCTATGAAGCGATTGGAGCACGTTCTGTGGAGAATCAGCAGCACAGGCTTACGGCAAGCGGCATGGATATTCCGATCGGTATGAAGAATCCGACCAGTGGCGACCTGGCTGTGATGCTGAATTCCGTGGTGGCGGCGCAGAAGCCGCATCGTTTTATATACCGTGGGCAGGACGTGACCACGGGCGGAAATGACCTGGCGCATGTGATTCTGCGTGGCGGCGTGGACAAATACGGCACCAACATTCCCAACTATCATTATGAGGATCTGCGCAGGCTGGAGATGATGTATAAGCAGAAGGATCTGAAGAATCCGGCGGTGATCGTGGACGCAAACCATTCGAATTCCAATAAGCAGTATAAAGAGCAGATCAGGATTGTGAGCGAGGTGCTGCATTCGCGGAAATTTAATCCGGAGCTTAAAGCACTGATCAAGGGAGTGATGGTGGAGAGCTATCTGCTGGAAGGCAGGCAGGATATCGGGCCGCATATGGAGCATGGCAAATCTATTACCGATGCGTGCATTGGCTGGGAGGATACGGAACGGTTGATTGATAAGATTGCGGAAGAATGTTAG
- a CDS encoding helix-turn-helix transcriptional regulator: MAVEKSLISGSTTMLILGLLDKKDMYGYEMIETLREKSNNVFELKAGTLYPLLHSLEEKGWLSVYNQEAGGKMRKYYQLTRSGRKQLIAKKEEWKEYSTAVANVLGGACYEPA; the protein is encoded by the coding sequence ATGGCGGTAGAGAAAAGTTTGATTTCAGGCAGTACGACAATGTTGATCTTAGGACTGCTTGACAAGAAGGACATGTATGGTTATGAGATGATCGAAACACTGAGGGAGAAGTCGAACAATGTATTTGAACTGAAAGCAGGGACCTTATATCCGCTTCTGCACTCATTGGAAGAAAAGGGGTGGCTGAGTGTATATAATCAGGAAGCCGGTGGAAAGATGAGGAAGTATTATCAGTTGACGCGAAGCGGAAGGAAACAACTCATAGCAAAAAAAGAGGAGTGGAAGGAGTATTCCACCGCTGTTGCCAATGTCTTAGGGGGTGCTTGTTATGAACCGGCGTAG
- a CDS encoding IS1182 family transposase yields the protein MLKDHSQLKLSLSPYQGIYDAIIPANHLLRRIKENIDFSFVNPMLRKQYCENFGRPAKEPEMMFKLLFLKKLYDLSDETLISSAQTDMAYKFFLDLEPEEKMIDPSLLTKFRKTRITEDILKEMLKETIQQALDKGLIKSGTIIVDSTHTTASVRAKSPTQILRDMSKQLRKEIYKNAFELSERFPEKPSLEAGLDEEIAYTKELLQVLEEGIETCGNQKIQKISKEMKELLENEQIREIRSKDDKDARFGHKTATSTFYGYKNHLAMTEGRLIAGISVTDGGAPDGQELPKLIEKAQKNGIKVTEVIGDMAYVSDDNLEVCGKEIALIARTNTAVAAAANGNLAEGFCFNKDAGLLQCPAGELSMRVEKRAAKNGNTYLRYIFSKVKCRKCPQRENCRVGKSNSKERSYSITQASAKNMERLKFEESEYFQERMKIRHRIEEKNGELKEAHGLRRADSRGLFAMHVQMYFTAFTANVKRIVRLQELAMA from the coding sequence ATGTTGAAAGACCATTCACAGTTGAAACTTTCATTATCACCCTATCAGGGGATTTATGATGCAATCATTCCAGCAAATCATCTTTTGCGTAGAATTAAAGAAAATATAGATTTTAGTTTTGTAAATCCAATGCTCCGTAAACAGTATTGTGAAAATTTCGGGCGGCCGGCGAAAGAACCGGAGATGATGTTTAAACTGCTTTTTCTGAAAAAGCTGTACGATCTGTCCGATGAAACCCTGATCAGTAGTGCTCAGACAGACATGGCATATAAATTTTTTCTGGATCTGGAACCAGAAGAAAAAATGATAGATCCCAGTCTTCTGACGAAATTCAGAAAGACCCGCATCACGGAAGATATTCTGAAGGAAATGCTGAAAGAAACAATCCAGCAGGCTCTGGACAAAGGTCTAATCAAATCGGGAACGATTATCGTGGATTCTACCCACACAACTGCATCCGTCCGAGCGAAATCCCCCACACAAATCCTGAGGGATATGAGTAAACAACTTCGGAAAGAGATTTATAAAAATGCTTTTGAATTATCAGAAAGATTTCCAGAGAAACCATCTTTGGAAGCAGGATTGGACGAAGAGATCGCCTATACGAAGGAACTGCTCCAGGTTCTGGAGGAAGGGATAGAAACCTGTGGAAATCAAAAGATACAGAAAATCTCTAAAGAGATGAAAGAACTGCTTGAGAACGAACAGATCAGAGAGATCCGTTCCAAAGATGATAAAGATGCACGGTTTGGGCACAAAACGGCGACCAGTACGTTTTATGGGTATAAGAATCATCTCGCAATGACAGAAGGCCGTCTGATTGCTGGGATAAGTGTAACAGATGGAGGAGCACCGGATGGTCAGGAATTGCCGAAACTGATAGAAAAAGCACAGAAAAATGGAATAAAAGTAACAGAAGTTATCGGAGATATGGCATATGTCAGTGATGATAATCTGGAAGTATGCGGAAAAGAGATTGCACTGATTGCCCGAACGAATACAGCTGTAGCGGCGGCTGCAAACGGAAACCTTGCGGAGGGGTTCTGTTTCAATAAAGATGCAGGGTTGCTGCAATGTCCTGCCGGAGAGCTTTCCATGCGAGTGGAAAAGAGAGCTGCCAAAAACGGGAACACCTATTTAAGATATATATTTAGCAAAGTTAAGTGCCGGAAATGCCCACAAAGAGAAAACTGCCGTGTAGGAAAATCAAACTCAAAAGAACGAAGTTACAGTATCACGCAGGCAAGCGCGAAAAACATGGAAAGGCTTAAATTTGAAGAAAGTGAATACTTCCAAGAGAGAATGAAAATCCGGCATAGGATAGAAGAAAAGAATGGAGAATTAAAAGAAGCCCACGGTTTGCGCAGAGCAGATTCAAGAGGGTTATTTGCTATGCATGTTCAAATGTATTTTACCGCATTTACAGCAAATGTAAAAAGGATAGTAAGATTACAGGAATTGGCTATGGCTTAA